One Thomasclavelia spiroformis DSM 1552 DNA window includes the following coding sequences:
- a CDS encoding PTS system mannose/fructose/sorbose family transporter subunit IID — MAEKYKLTKKDRMSVAWRHQFLQGSWNYERMQNGGWCYSIIPAIKRLYPNKEDQIEALKRHMEFYNTHPYVSAPVMGVTLALEEERANGAEINDQAIQGVKVGMMGPLAGVGDPVFWFTLRPILGALGASLALSGNIVGPLLFFFAWNIIRMAFIWYTQEFGYKVGTSIAKDLSGGLLGKITQGASLLGMFIIGSLVQRWVSISFTPTVSEVTQSAGAFIDWSNLPSGAEGIKSALTTYSQLGASALDEVKVTTLQQNLDQLIPGLAALLLTLLCCWLLKKKVSPIIIIIALFIVGIGAHLIGIM, encoded by the coding sequence ATGGCAGAAAAATATAAGTTAACAAAAAAAGATCGTATGTCTGTTGCATGGCGTCATCAGTTCCTTCAAGGTTCATGGAACTATGAACGTATGCAAAACGGAGGATGGTGTTATTCAATAATACCAGCCATCAAAAGACTATATCCAAATAAAGAGGATCAAATAGAAGCATTAAAGAGACATATGGAATTCTATAATACACATCCATATGTATCAGCACCAGTAATGGGTGTAACATTAGCGTTGGAAGAAGAAAGAGCAAATGGAGCAGAAATCAACGACCAGGCAATCCAAGGGGTTAAGGTCGGAATGATGGGGCCATTAGCCGGAGTAGGGGATCCAGTATTCTGGTTTACATTAAGACCGATATTAGGTGCCTTAGGAGCATCACTTGCATTAAGCGGAAATATCGTGGGGCCATTACTATTCTTCTTTGCATGGAACATAATCAGAATGGCATTCATCTGGTATACACAAGAATTCGGATACAAAGTAGGAACATCAATAGCGAAAGACTTATCAGGAGGGCTATTAGGAAAGATCACACAAGGGGCATCACTATTAGGGATGTTCATAATCGGATCACTGGTACAACGCTGGGTAAGTATTTCATTTACACCAACAGTATCAGAAGTAACACAATCAGCAGGAGCATTCATTGACTGGTCAAATCTGCCATCAGGAGCAGAAGGGATCAAGTCAGCATTGACAACATACAGTCAATTGGGAGCTTCAGCATTGGATGAAGTAAAAGTAACAACATTACAACAAAACTTGGATCAGTTAATTCCAGGGCTTGCAGCATTATTATTAACATTACTATGCTGCTGGCTATTAAAGAAAAAAGTGTCACCAATCATAATAATCATCGCATTATTCATAGTAGGTATTGGAGCACATTTAATAGGAATCATGTAA
- the rpmE gene encoding 50S ribosomal protein L31: protein MKKGIHPNYKKVKVVCTSCGNEFESGSVLDEVRVDTCSNCHPFYTGKQRFASADGRVDKFNKKYGFK, encoded by the coding sequence ATGAAAAAAGGAATTCATCCAAATTACAAAAAAGTAAAAGTAGTTTGTACTTCTTGTGGAAACGAATTTGAAAGTGGATCAGTTTTAGATGAAGTACGTGTTGATACTTGCTCAAATTGTCATCCTTTTTATACTGGTAAACAAAGATTTGCTAGTGCAGATGGACGAGTTGATAAATTTAATAAAAAATACGGATTCAAATAA
- a CDS encoding PTS transporter subunit IIABC, with the protein MKNRILSTMQRIGKSFMLPIAILPIAGLLQGIAMALTNQSMIEAYQLESVLGEGTLIYSFMLILKNVASAIFDDLPLIFAAGVSLGMAKKEKGVAVLSAVIAFFVMHTTINSMLMIDGQLLSDGTVSSDVIQGTITSMCGIQTLEMGAFGGILVGLGVSFLHNRYYKIEFPDVFSFFGGTRFVPIISTLVFIIVGIIMFYIWPIIQNSIYSLGHFITGTGYIGTFIFGIIKRCLVPFGLHHLFYLPFWQTAVGGTMVVDGTIVQGAQNIFFAQMTDPNLVHYSVEATRYFTGEFIFMIFGLPGAALAMYQCADSKNKKACGGLLLSAALTSMFTGITEPIEFSFIFVAPILFGVQVLLAGSAYMVAHILNITVGLTFSGGLIDFIMFGVLQGQSKTNWMMIIPVGIVYFLLYYIIFKYLIIKYNLKTLGRDGYQEITVFKNSEKSKDENNTVDLQSVYVIKGLGGRSNFKELDCCVTRLRATILDMNKIDEGLLKQSGAAGVVCSGEVIQVIYGPRASIIKAKLEEYLENNRDDDIESSIVDNNIYELNSIVNGVVKELSDSKDEMVAKKLLGDGLIILPEDNIIRSPCKGKITMIFPTKHAIGITLENNLELLIHFGINTVALNGKGFELFVENNQDVMPGDILWKVDLDYIKANAVSEEIMIIVINASKDTEFVKLYGYKEQGELIGFIKKEER; encoded by the coding sequence ATGAAAAATAGAATATTAAGTACAATGCAGCGTATTGGCAAAAGCTTTATGTTACCTATTGCAATATTGCCAATTGCGGGATTGTTGCAAGGAATTGCAATGGCATTGACTAATCAGTCAATGATTGAAGCATATCAGCTTGAATCAGTTTTGGGAGAGGGGACATTGATTTATTCTTTTATGCTTATTTTAAAAAATGTTGCAAGTGCAATATTTGATGATTTGCCATTAATTTTTGCTGCTGGTGTTTCTTTGGGAATGGCAAAAAAAGAAAAAGGAGTCGCAGTGTTATCAGCAGTCATTGCCTTTTTTGTTATGCATACAACAATAAATTCAATGTTGATGATTGATGGACAGTTATTATCTGATGGAACTGTATCTAGTGATGTTATTCAAGGTACAATAACTTCAATGTGTGGTATTCAAACTTTAGAAATGGGCGCCTTTGGAGGAATTTTAGTAGGCTTAGGAGTCTCTTTTTTACATAATCGTTATTATAAAATTGAATTTCCTGATGTTTTTTCTTTTTTTGGAGGAACACGGTTTGTACCAATTATTTCTACATTAGTATTTATTATAGTTGGCATAATAATGTTCTATATTTGGCCAATTATCCAAAATAGTATATATTCATTAGGTCATTTTATTACGGGAACAGGATATATTGGCACATTTATCTTTGGAATTATTAAACGTTGTTTAGTTCCTTTTGGGCTTCATCATTTATTTTATTTACCATTTTGGCAAACTGCAGTTGGTGGTACTATGGTTGTGGATGGGACGATAGTACAAGGAGCACAAAATATATTTTTTGCACAAATGACTGATCCTAATCTAGTCCATTATAGTGTTGAAGCAACAAGGTATTTTACTGGAGAATTTATTTTTATGATTTTCGGGTTACCAGGAGCAGCTTTGGCTATGTATCAATGTGCTGATTCTAAAAATAAAAAAGCATGCGGAGGTTTATTGTTATCAGCAGCCTTAACTAGTATGTTTACTGGTATCACAGAACCAATTGAATTTTCTTTTATATTTGTTGCACCAATTTTATTTGGAGTTCAGGTTTTATTAGCAGGTAGTGCATATATGGTTGCACATATTTTAAATATTACAGTTGGGTTAACATTTTCTGGTGGTTTAATTGACTTTATTATGTTTGGTGTTCTACAAGGACAAAGTAAGACTAATTGGATGATGATCATCCCTGTAGGTATTGTTTATTTTTTATTGTATTATATAATATTCAAGTATTTAATTATAAAATATAATCTTAAAACGCTTGGACGAGACGGTTATCAAGAGATTACAGTTTTTAAAAATTCAGAAAAGTCTAAAGATGAAAATAATACAGTTGATTTACAATCAGTTTATGTAATCAAAGGATTAGGAGGACGTAGTAATTTTAAAGAACTTGATTGTTGTGTAACGAGATTACGTGCAACAATTTTAGATATGAATAAGATTGATGAGGGGTTATTGAAACAATCTGGTGCTGCTGGTGTTGTTTGTAGTGGGGAAGTTATTCAAGTTATATATGGACCACGTGCTTCGATTATTAAGGCTAAATTAGAGGAATATTTAGAAAATAATCGAGATGATGATATTGAAAGTAGTATAGTTGATAATAATATTTATGAACTTAATAGTATTGTTAATGGCGTGGTTAAAGAATTAAGTGATTCCAAAGATGAGATGGTGGCTAAAAAGTTATTGGGTGATGGACTAATAATATTACCAGAGGATAATATTATTAGATCTCCATGTAAGGGTAAAATAACAATGATTTTTCCAACTAAACATGCTATTGGGATTACACTTGAAAATAACTTAGAATTATTGATTCATTTTGGTATTAATACAGTTGCTTTAAATGGAAAAGGATTTGAACTTTTTGTTGAAAATAATCAGGATGTTATGCCTGGAGATATATTATGGAAAGTTGATCTTGACTATATTAAAGCTAATGCTGTAAGTGAAGAAATTATGATTATTGTTATAAATGCATCAAAAGATACGGAATTTGTGAAATTATATGGGTATAAAGAGCAAGGTGAATTAATTGGATTTATTAAAAAGGAGGAACGTTGA
- a CDS encoding MBL fold metallo-hydrolase: MQFHVLASGSKGNSTFIFDEGIGILIDCGISRKQLLYKLNNLGFNENNINYVLLTHDHYDHNKNINIFDNKICYCGKGCIKDIDTAHELTPYKSFNLAHYEIMPLSISHDATSPLAYVIKGKKESILYMTDTGYVSQKNRQYINNLDYYIIESNHDVEMLMKTNRPYFLKQRIQGDVGHLDNVYSARLMVELIGDRTKEIVLAHLSEEANSEQVALTTYMKIFYEYNLDFNNIKVASQVNVISGGDYED; encoded by the coding sequence ATGCAATTTCATGTTTTAGCGAGTGGTTCTAAAGGAAATAGTACTTTTATTTTTGATGAAGGAATTGGAATATTAATTGATTGTGGAATCAGTAGAAAACAGCTATTATATAAATTAAATAACTTGGGTTTTAATGAAAATAATATTAATTATGTACTTTTAACACACGATCATTATGATCACAATAAAAATATAAATATATTTGATAATAAGATATGTTATTGTGGTAAAGGGTGTATAAAAGATATTGATACTGCTCATGAACTAACCCCATATAAATCATTTAATTTAGCACATTATGAAATTATGCCTTTAAGTATTTCTCATGATGCTACAAGTCCTCTAGCATATGTCATTAAAGGAAAAAAAGAAAGTATTTTATATATGACAGATACAGGATACGTTTCGCAAAAAAATCGACAATATATTAATAATTTAGATTATTATATTATTGAAAGTAATCATGATGTTGAAATGCTAATGAAAACTAATCGTCCTTATTTTTTAAAGCAAAGAATTCAAGGAGATGTAGGTCATTTAGATAATGTTTATAGTGCCAGATTAATGGTTGAATTGATTGGTGATAGAACTAAGGAGATTGTTTTAGCACATCTAAGTGAAGAAGCTAATAGTGAGCAAGTAGCATTAACAACATATATGAAAATTTTTTATGAATATAATCTAGATTTTAATAACATTAAAGTTGCTAGTCAGGTTAATGTTATTAGTGGGGGAGATTATGAAGATTAA
- the rlmH gene encoding 23S rRNA (pseudouridine(1915)-N(3))-methyltransferase RlmH, with translation MKIKIICVGKLKEKYLVAGVNEYIKRLKGYCKVEIYEVADESIPDNCSLANEVIIKDKEGIKILDKIKQDDYVILLDVSGNQIDSVELSKQVESCMINGKSTIDFVIGGSLGHGSKILERANYRLSFSKMTFPHQLMRLILVEQIYRAFKIMKNENYHK, from the coding sequence ATGAAGATTAAAATAATATGTGTTGGTAAATTAAAAGAAAAGTATTTAGTAGCTGGAGTAAATGAGTATATAAAAAGATTAAAAGGGTATTGTAAAGTTGAAATATACGAAGTAGCAGATGAAAGTATTCCTGATAATTGTTCACTTGCTAATGAGGTCATTATAAAAGATAAAGAGGGAATAAAGATTCTTGATAAAATAAAACAAGATGATTATGTTATTTTATTAGATGTTTCAGGTAATCAGATTGATTCAGTTGAATTGTCAAAACAAGTGGAAAGTTGTATGATAAATGGAAAAAGTACAATTGATTTTGTTATCGGGGGATCTTTAGGACATGGTTCTAAAATATTAGAGCGTGCTAATTATCGATTAAGCTTTTCAAAAATGACCTTTCCTCATCAGTTAATGAGATTGATTTTAGTAGAACAGATTTATCGAGCATTTAAGATTATGAAAAATGAAAACTATCATAAATAA
- a CDS encoding PRD domain-containing protein has translation MYEIVKVLNNNTLLALKDNQEVIFLGKGIGFKKKVGELFQPDEQCQEYALVEKGNGKRNIEKDIVSINPIFIEIASEIIRLAKIQFDHVDEKILLPLVDHIEFAISRLENKMEINNPFTKDIELLFPEEYKIALKGREIIEKYTQYKIPDNEVGYITLHVHSAISTSKTTESIQVMEVIRENIDQLRKDLRITIDENSISYTRLMNHLKYLLLRLDTKEKLQMDISDFTKTKFPFAYEQATNMCQQLSKVLDKEIPETEIGYLALHLERILSLELK, from the coding sequence ATGTATGAGATTGTAAAAGTATTGAATAACAACACGCTTTTAGCTTTAAAAGATAATCAGGAAGTTATTTTTTTAGGTAAAGGAATAGGATTTAAAAAGAAGGTTGGAGAGTTATTTCAACCAGATGAGCAATGTCAAGAATATGCATTGGTAGAAAAAGGAAATGGAAAAAGAAATATAGAAAAAGATATCGTTAGTATTAATCCTATCTTTATCGAAATAGCGTCAGAAATTATTCGTTTAGCTAAAATACAATTTGATCATGTTGACGAAAAAATATTATTACCATTGGTTGATCATATCGAATTTGCAATTTCAAGGTTAGAAAATAAAATGGAAATAAATAATCCTTTTACTAAAGATATAGAATTACTTTTCCCAGAAGAATATAAGATAGCTTTAAAAGGGCGAGAAATCATTGAAAAATATACTCAGTATAAAATTCCTGATAATGAGGTTGGATACATTACATTACATGTTCATTCAGCAATAAGTACAAGTAAAACAACTGAATCAATTCAAGTAATGGAAGTTATTCGTGAAAATATTGATCAGTTAAGAAAAGATTTAAGAATTACTATTGATGAAAATTCAATTTCTTATACACGTTTAATGAATCATCTCAAATATTTATTATTAAGATTAGATACTAAAGAAAAATTACAAATGGATATTAGTGATTTTACAAAAACTAAATTTCCGTTTGCATATGAACAAGCAACAAATATGTGCCAACAGCTATCAAAAGTATTAGATAAAGAAATTCCAGAAACAGAGATAGGTTATTTAGCTTTACATTTGGAACGTATTTTATCATTGGAATTAAAATAA
- a CDS encoding DUF956 family protein: MVQSMNTKVDYTVAATSYLGMANYGKVMIGDKAFEFYNEKNLKDYIQIPWEEIDYVMASVNFKGKWIPRFAIVTKQNGRFTFSTRDNKATLRAVNKYIESNRLVKSLSFFQVVGRGLKRLFRIKTKKK; this comes from the coding sequence ATGGTACAGTCAATGAATACAAAAGTAGACTATACAGTAGCGGCGACATCATATCTGGGGATGGCGAACTATGGGAAGGTGATGATAGGGGACAAGGCATTTGAATTCTATAATGAAAAGAATCTCAAGGACTATATCCAGATACCATGGGAAGAGATAGACTATGTGATGGCATCAGTAAACTTTAAAGGGAAATGGATACCGCGCTTTGCGATAGTGACGAAGCAAAACGGAAGGTTTACATTTTCAACAAGAGACAACAAGGCGACATTGAGAGCAGTAAACAAATATATAGAATCGAACCGGCTGGTAAAGTCACTGAGTTTCTTTCAGGTAGTAGGCCGAGGACTGAAGAGACTGTTTAGAATCAAGACGAAGAAAAAATAA